A region of Nitrospinota bacterium DNA encodes the following proteins:
- a CDS encoding thioredoxin fold domain-containing protein — protein MRKLLGAVILALLAGAGAYADSAKTADPEITALYFFQQGCIYCARFEAGPLKDQTVLGELKTLNFVRVNISSNAPVDPGKGGKPQQQLAREQGVDIYPTLVFKTSEGNEIARIRGFFETRDFLEMLKYVTRKHYVEESFEKYLERLARGG, from the coding sequence GTGAGGAAGTTATTGGGCGCGGTGATTTTGGCTCTGCTCGCGGGCGCCGGGGCGTATGCGGATTCCGCAAAGACGGCGGACCCGGAAATAACGGCGCTATATTTTTTCCAGCAGGGTTGTATATATTGCGCAAGGTTCGAAGCCGGGCCGCTGAAAGACCAAACCGTGCTGGGGGAACTAAAAACCCTGAACTTTGTGCGTGTGAACATTTCGTCCAACGCGCCGGTGGACCCGGGCAAAGGCGGGAAACCTCAACAACAGCTGGCCAGGGAGCAGGGGGTGGACATTTATCCGACGCTGGTCTTCAAAACATCCGAAGGAAACGAGATAGCCCGCATCCGTGGGTTTTTCGAGACCCGGGATTTTTTGGAGATGTTAAAGTACGTTACCCGGAAGCATTACGTTGAAGAGAGTTTCGAGAAATACCTGGAACGTCTGGCAAGGGGTGGTTAA
- the soxB gene encoding thiosulfohydrolase SoxB: MSNLTRRDFMHLAAAAGLLATTDPLEALAAVDPEKFLEFEPLGNLTLLFVTDPHGHLKPHYYREPSINIGPSNMNKTPGHLTGEDFLNYYKVKKGSVGAYFGANVAFEELSKKYGKMGGYAHIATLVKNARKSRGADRILLLDGGDTWQGTAVAMWTEGKAMVEAQNLLGVDAMAPHWEFTYGRNKVDQRVSELKGDFLAQNIRDADWGEMVYPAYKIYERGGVKVAVIGQAFPYVPIAHPGDLSAGLTFGVQPERMQAYVNEVRDKKADVVVALSHNGLEVDKKLASQVSGIDFLISAHTHDAVYAPIIVGKTVVAQAGTHGKFLGRIDAEVKNGKVGKYRYKLIPVLSQSIEPDGEMQSLIDRAYAPYAQKLSEKLGVAETTLYRRDTFYGTFDHVIMESIRSKYDSEIVFSPGYRWGSTIPAGAPITMDDVYDMTAVTYPNVYTFDMKGEQLKLILEDVVDNVFNRDPYFQQGGDMSRLLGVTYDCHVNGEPFDRLHNVLVNGKPLEAQRKYKLSAWGGNLHRAGENLRPESAPVYDVVAEYIRSRGKVSAPVTSNVRVVGA; the protein is encoded by the coding sequence ATGTCCAACCTTACCCGTAGGGACTTTATGCATCTGGCGGCGGCGGCGGGCCTGCTGGCCACCACGGACCCGCTGGAGGCGCTGGCGGCTGTGGATCCGGAAAAATTCCTGGAGTTTGAGCCGCTGGGCAATCTGACCCTGTTATTTGTCACCGACCCCCACGGCCATCTAAAACCCCACTATTACCGGGAGCCTTCCATAAACATAGGGCCGTCCAACATGAACAAGACCCCGGGGCATCTTACCGGTGAGGATTTCCTGAACTATTACAAGGTAAAAAAAGGCTCGGTTGGGGCTTATTTCGGGGCCAACGTGGCTTTCGAGGAGCTTTCGAAAAAATACGGAAAGATGGGCGGATACGCCCATATAGCCACTTTGGTGAAAAACGCCCGGAAGAGCCGGGGGGCCGACAGGATTCTACTTCTGGACGGCGGCGATACCTGGCAGGGAACCGCCGTGGCCATGTGGACCGAGGGCAAGGCCATGGTGGAGGCGCAAAATCTGCTAGGGGTGGACGCCATGGCTCCCCATTGGGAGTTCACCTACGGCAGAAACAAGGTGGATCAACGCGTAAGTGAGTTGAAGGGGGATTTCCTGGCCCAGAACATCCGTGACGCGGACTGGGGCGAGATGGTCTATCCCGCGTACAAAATTTACGAACGCGGCGGCGTTAAAGTGGCCGTTATCGGCCAGGCTTTCCCGTATGTGCCCATAGCCCATCCGGGGGACCTCTCGGCGGGGCTCACCTTCGGCGTACAGCCGGAACGGATGCAAGCTTATGTGAACGAGGTCCGGGACAAGAAGGCGGACGTGGTGGTGGCGCTCTCCCATAACGGGCTGGAGGTGGACAAGAAACTGGCCTCGCAGGTATCCGGTATTGATTTCCTAATCTCCGCCCACACGCACGATGCGGTTTACGCGCCCATCATCGTCGGCAAAACGGTTGTGGCGCAGGCGGGTACCCACGGGAAATTCCTGGGCCGGATAGACGCGGAAGTGAAAAACGGCAAGGTGGGAAAGTACCGTTACAAACTCATCCCCGTGCTTTCCCAATCCATCGAACCGGACGGGGAGATGCAATCGCTGATAGACCGGGCCTACGCCCCATACGCCCAAAAGCTATCCGAGAAGCTGGGCGTGGCGGAGACCACTCTTTACCGGCGCGACACATTTTATGGAACGTTCGACCACGTGATAATGGAGTCCATCCGCTCAAAATATGACTCGGAGATAGTCTTCTCCCCCGGTTACCGCTGGGGCTCCACCATCCCGGCGGGGGCGCCAATAACCATGGACGACGTTTACGACATGACCGCCGTCACTTACCCCAACGTTTACACCTTCGACATGAAGGGGGAACAGCTGAAGCTGATATTGGAGGACGTGGTGGACAACGTGTTCAACCGCGATCCTTATTTCCAGCAAGGGGGCGACATGAGCCGCCTGTTGGGCGTGACTTACGATTGCCACGTGAACGGCGAGCCTTTCGACAGGTTGCATAACGTTCTGGTGAACGGCAAACCGCTGGAGGCTCAACGCAAATATAAGCTTTCGGCGTGGGGTGGCAATCTCCACCGGGCCGGCGAGAACCTTCGGCCGGAATCCGCCCCTGTGTATGACGTGGTAGCGGAGTATATCCGTAGCCGCGGCAAAGTGTCCGCCCCGGTTACGTCCAACGTCCGGGTTGTGGGCGCGTAA
- the soxA gene encoding sulfur oxidation c-type cytochrome SoxA gives MMKGFVPAVAAALAAIVAFSPAIMAQEAGVTTSISDADMALYRTGINPADADVDAGEAFFRKEQGEKKTSCAACHEGPAAKKSLKGSAATFPKWIASAKKVVTLEDRINMCVTGGMGAEKLEMKSATMTGISLYVRSLSKGMKVNVSTGGEAKDTFDLGRKVFATRRGQRNLACATCHEDLVGSTLRMQALNKINGAAAHWPAYRMVNGETTQLQRRFQQCMSNARLAPFPMGDYRMTALELYVTSLANGSPMETPGWVR, from the coding sequence ATGATGAAGGGGTTCGTTCCGGCAGTAGCGGCGGCGCTCGCCGCCATCGTGGCGTTCTCTCCGGCCATTATGGCCCAGGAGGCGGGGGTCACCACTTCCATATCCGACGCGGATATGGCGTTGTATAGAACGGGGATCAACCCCGCCGACGCGGATGTGGACGCGGGCGAGGCGTTCTTTAGAAAAGAACAGGGTGAAAAGAAAACATCCTGCGCCGCGTGTCATGAGGGGCCAGCGGCAAAGAAGAGCCTGAAAGGCTCCGCGGCCACTTTCCCCAAATGGATAGCCTCGGCCAAAAAGGTCGTCACCTTGGAGGACCGCATCAACATGTGCGTAACCGGCGGGATGGGGGCCGAGAAGCTGGAGATGAAGTCCGCCACCATGACGGGCATATCCCTCTATGTGCGCTCCCTGTCCAAAGGGATGAAGGTGAACGTCTCAACTGGCGGTGAAGCCAAAGATACCTTCGATCTGGGCAGAAAGGTTTTCGCCACCCGGCGGGGCCAGCGCAATTTGGCCTGCGCCACTTGCCACGAGGATCTGGTGGGTTCCACTCTTCGTATGCAGGCGCTGAACAAGATTAACGGCGCGGCGGCCCATTGGCCGGCCTATCGCATGGTGAATGGCGAGACCACGCAGTTGCAAAGGCGGTTCCAGCAATGCATGAGCAACGCGCGATTGGCGCCCTTCCCCATGGGTGACTATCGCATGACCGCGCTGGAGCTTTATGTGACATCGCTGGCCAACGGCAGTCCCATGGAAACACCGGGCTGGGTGCGCTAG
- the soxZ gene encoding thiosulfate oxidation carrier complex protein SoxZ, translating into MADIGKAIIRLQKMSKGETAKIQSIIIHPNDTGFVKDEKTGKVIPAYFIESVKVEFNGEAVYEIKTGGSISKDPYFSYSLKTDKPGKLKMTWKDNKGGVFEQSADVTLA; encoded by the coding sequence ATGGCCGATATAGGTAAAGCCATAATACGGCTCCAGAAGATGAGCAAGGGGGAGACCGCGAAGATACAGTCCATAATCATCCACCCAAACGACACTGGGTTTGTGAAAGATGAGAAGACAGGCAAGGTAATACCCGCCTATTTCATCGAGAGCGTGAAGGTGGAGTTCAACGGCGAGGCGGTGTACGAGATAAAGACGGGCGGCTCCATCAGCAAAGACCCGTATTTCTCATACAGCCTGAAGACCGACAAGCCCGGCAAGCTGAAGATGACCTGGAAAGACAACAAGGGTGGCGTTTTCGAGCAGAGTGCGGACGTCACTTTAGCCTAA
- the soxY gene encoding thiosulfate oxidation carrier protein SoxY yields MKSVSRRDFMKIAGAAGAAAAFSGPGLAFADEAAEQKAKADAAIKEATGGKEAAKGALTLEAPTIAENGAVVPVSIQAKGFTPARVILIVDENPSPLVIDAKVNAKYAGDGAIGARIRMRKTSNVRAYAYDAKGALHGDTKTVKVTIGGCG; encoded by the coding sequence ATGAAATCGGTTAGCAGAAGGGATTTTATGAAGATCGCCGGCGCGGCGGGCGCGGCGGCGGCTTTTAGCGGCCCAGGCCTAGCCTTCGCCGACGAAGCGGCGGAGCAGAAAGCCAAGGCGGACGCGGCCATAAAGGAAGCCACGGGTGGCAAAGAGGCGGCAAAGGGGGCGTTGACGCTGGAGGCCCCCACTATCGCTGAGAATGGCGCGGTGGTGCCGGTTTCCATACAGGCCAAGGGGTTCACCCCGGCTCGGGTGATCCTGATTGTGGATGAGAACCCCTCCCCCCTGGTGATAGACGCTAAAGTAAACGCCAAATACGCCGGAGACGGCGCTATCGGCGCCAGGATAAGGATGAGGAAAACATCCAACGTGCGGGCCTACGCCTACGACGCCAAGGGGGCGCTCCATGGCGACACGAAGACCGTGAAGGTCACCATCGGCGGTTGCGGTTAA
- the soxX gene encoding sulfur oxidation c-type cytochrome SoxX, with protein sequence MRKTLVMTFVAALFVVAAALSPQGWAQEKKDAKLGVEALKMSDAELFPDIPAPAKNYESPGGYTSSKENGFKIFSDVNQGNCAACHCADGVKGCGNIGPSLVKYKKDLGKERTSSWIYQKVADSRVDNPDTVMPPTITTSVLSAEQVADVAAFLESLK encoded by the coding sequence ATGAGAAAGACCTTGGTAATGACCTTTGTGGCGGCGCTATTCGTCGTGGCGGCGGCGTTGTCTCCCCAGGGGTGGGCTCAGGAGAAAAAGGACGCCAAGCTGGGGGTGGAGGCGCTGAAGATGAGTGACGCGGAACTTTTCCCAGACATCCCGGCCCCAGCCAAAAATTATGAAAGCCCGGGCGGATACACATCTTCAAAGGAAAACGGGTTTAAGATTTTTTCAGACGTGAACCAGGGCAACTGCGCCGCCTGCCATTGCGCCGATGGGGTGAAAGGGTGCGGCAACATCGGCCCGTCGCTGGTGAAGTACAAAAAGGACCTGGGCAAAGAACGCACATCCAGCTGGATTTACCAGAAAGTCGCGGACTCCAGGGTGGACAACCCCGATACCGTCATGCCACCCACAATCACCACCAGCGTGTTGAGCGCGGAGCAGGTGGCGGATGTGGCGGCGTTTTTAGAATCGTTGAAATAA
- a CDS encoding thioredoxin fold domain-containing protein, whose translation MTPGVFTVGGLFIPQGVRRFVALALFLLVVLPGPGFAADPYATGVFKLHFGSMPEELGIANSEGSTLMVYFWQEGCPYCERMEKEVLSAPEIKKTLSEKFHPMEVNIFGSKEMGDFAGKPFTEKSFAGQMKVIYTPTVVFFDKEGRETFRLPGFWQAPHFKAAMVYAREGHYGKMSFQEFLRYHWFKPETKEGAE comes from the coding sequence ATGACACCAGGCGTATTTACCGTGGGCGGGCTTTTCATTCCGCAGGGCGTAAGGCGCTTTGTGGCTCTGGCGCTATTTTTACTTGTCGTTCTGCCCGGCCCCGGATTTGCGGCGGATCCGTACGCCACAGGGGTTTTTAAGTTACATTTTGGCTCCATGCCAGAGGAGTTGGGGATTGCCAACTCCGAAGGAAGTACCCTGATGGTCTATTTCTGGCAAGAGGGATGCCCATACTGCGAAAGAATGGAGAAAGAGGTTTTAAGTGCGCCGGAGATAAAAAAGACGCTGTCCGAAAAGTTCCATCCGATGGAGGTGAACATTTTTGGTTCAAAGGAAATGGGGGATTTCGCCGGGAAGCCGTTCACCGAAAAGAGTTTCGCCGGGCAAATGAAAGTTATCTACACACCTACGGTGGTGTTTTTCGACAAGGAAGGCAGGGAGACTTTCCGGCTCCCCGGGTTTTGGCAGGCTCCACATTTCAAGGCCGCCATGGTTTACGCCCGGGAGGGGCATTACGGGAAAATGAGTTTTCAGGAGTTTTTGAGATACCATTGGTTCAAACCGGAAACGAAGGAGGGGGCCGAATGA
- a CDS encoding HyaD/HybD family hydrogenase maturation endopeptidase yields MTLSPFITILGIGNLLLCDEGVGVRVIEKLLAEYEFPPNVNLVDGGATGLYLLPYIEESTHVIVVDAVDGPGEPGTLYRYSAEDFKRVIPKKMSIHDVGFVECLALAELDDALPKTVTIIGVKPHDIKTYTMELSSLIKSRLEDLTAMALDELKKLGVVPVQKAKVNIL; encoded by the coding sequence ATGACCCTCTCCCCTTTCATCACCATTCTCGGCATCGGCAACCTCCTTCTCTGCGACGAAGGGGTCGGGGTGCGGGTCATTGAAAAACTGCTGGCCGAATATGAATTTCCCCCCAACGTGAACCTGGTGGATGGAGGGGCCACAGGGCTTTACCTGCTACCGTACATCGAAGAGTCCACCCATGTGATAGTGGTGGATGCGGTGGACGGCCCGGGGGAGCCGGGAACGCTCTACCGTTATTCAGCGGAGGATTTTAAACGGGTAATCCCCAAAAAAATGTCCATCCACGATGTGGGTTTCGTAGAATGCCTGGCCTTGGCCGAGTTGGACGATGCGTTACCCAAAACGGTCACCATAATCGGGGTCAAACCGCACGACATTAAAACCTACACCATGGAGTTGTCCAGCCTGATCAAATCCCGCTTGGAAGATTTGACCGCCATGGCGCTGGATGAACTCAAAAAGCTGGGCGTTGTTCCGGTCCAAAAAGCCAAAGTGAATATTCTTTAG
- a CDS encoding HEPN domain-containing protein, protein MQNRERLLKVAREWISKAENDLINAAHTLKLGSKCPTDTVCFHAQQCVEKYRKAVLTMNGVEFPGIHSIANLLALLPKSINLPISDEEQDVLTEYATITRYPGDYEPITLNEARKAVTIARRVRNAARKMFPKGILRSAHRHA, encoded by the coding sequence ATGCAAAACCGTGAGCGCCTATTAAAAGTCGCCCGCGAATGGATTTCCAAGGCTGAAAACGATCTGATAAACGCCGCTCACACTTTGAAGCTCGGATCCAAATGTCCTACTGATACTGTGTGCTTCCATGCGCAACAATGCGTAGAAAAATATCGGAAAGCCGTGTTAACAATGAACGGCGTGGAATTTCCTGGAATTCACAGCATAGCGAATCTGTTAGCTCTGTTGCCAAAAAGCATTAATTTGCCAATCAGCGATGAAGAGCAGGACGTATTGACAGAATATGCAACCATAACACGGTATCCAGGCGATTATGAGCCTATAACATTGAATGAAGCCAGGAAAGCGGTAACCATAGCGCGCCGCGTAAGAAATGCCGCAAGGAAGATGTTTCCAAAGGGGATATTGAGGAGCGCCCATCGGCATGCATAA
- a CDS encoding nucleotidyltransferase domain-containing protein yields the protein MSYIKTIEKMARRIASRFHPDKIILFGSHARGEAGPDSDVDIMVVMNVVGSKRTKQLEIRRALHNITAPKNVIVTTPEEFEWRKEVPGTLERPAYKEGKVLYAKP from the coding sequence ATGAGCTACATTAAAACCATAGAAAAGATGGCCAGGCGGATAGCTTCCCGCTTCCACCCGGACAAGATTATCCTTTTTGGTTCTCATGCCAGAGGTGAGGCTGGCCCGGACAGCGATGTGGACATTATGGTTGTCATGAATGTGGTTGGCTCAAAACGGACCAAACAATTGGAAATAAGAAGAGCCTTGCATAACATAACAGCGCCAAAGAATGTGATAGTGACCACCCCGGAAGAGTTCGAGTGGCGCAAGGAAGTGCCTGGCACCTTGGAGCGCCCCGCATACAAAGAGGGCAAGGTTCTGTATGCAAAACCGTGA
- a CDS encoding cytochrome b/b6 domain-containing protein, with product MIARHISPQKKKLVYVRNFSNRLLHWIIFFSVLVLLPTGYYMGNPTGLVGEGEAYQATVMADIRLYHFFAAMALDVAIIVRFYLAFMSLYHRDWYELLPLPSRVKGAIKIVKSYMTFSKPPFYRHVDPFDGLLFLALHLTMVLQLLTGFQLYVHALPADYWWTSLIHLSTDWITFVLGGDQAVRWVHHVMMWITVSGVIFHVYIQVAKTIIWRDGHIAAIVGGYKYRDVE from the coding sequence ATGATCGCCAGGCACATATCGCCGCAGAAGAAGAAGCTGGTTTACGTGCGCAATTTTTCAAACCGGCTATTGCACTGGATTATCTTCTTCTCGGTGCTGGTACTGCTTCCCACCGGTTATTACATGGGCAATCCCACGGGACTGGTGGGTGAGGGAGAAGCGTACCAGGCCACCGTCATGGCCGACATCCGGCTGTACCATTTCTTCGCCGCCATGGCGCTGGACGTGGCCATAATCGTCCGGTTCTACCTGGCGTTCATGAGCCTTTACCACCGGGACTGGTACGAGCTTCTTCCGCTTCCCTCACGCGTGAAAGGGGCCATAAAAATAGTGAAGAGCTATATGACCTTTTCGAAACCCCCGTTCTACCGGCATGTGGACCCGTTTGACGGGCTACTGTTCCTTGCCCTGCACCTCACCATGGTGTTACAGCTTCTCACCGGGTTCCAGCTGTACGTCCACGCCCTTCCCGCCGATTACTGGTGGACATCCCTGATACATCTCAGTACCGACTGGATAACGTTTGTGCTTGGTGGCGACCAGGCCGTGCGCTGGGTGCATCATGTCATGATGTGGATAACCGTCTCCGGCGTGATATTCCACGTGTATATCCAGGTGGCCAAAACCATTATCTGGCGCGACGGCCATATCGCCGCCATCGTGGGCGGGTACAAGTACCGGGACGTGGAGTAG
- a CDS encoding nickel-dependent hydrogenase large subunit has protein sequence MGERHVIDPITRIEGHLRIEVEIEGGRVKDAWSSGTMWRGFEVFLKDRDPRDAWYITQRVCGVCTAVHAVASVRAVENAIGVTIPDNARIIRNLILGTQMIHDHPVHFYHLHALDWVDVVSALGADPKKTADLASAINPHSPASGAGDFKATQDKLKKFVEGGQLGPFTNGYWGHPAMKLPPEVNLLAVSHYLYALKLQNKARQMMAIFGAKNPHIQTLVVGGVTCVADFTPSRIAEFLYLLKDMKEFIDNVYVPDVLAIAPFYLEWAGIGGGLKNYLAYGDYPTKVGGGPENQWYPRGTVRERDISKAQPVDVAKITEDVTHSWYKYDTGSPLHPSVGQTSPWYTGVETDKADGKYSWLKTPRYDGTAMEVGPLSRMLVNYASGHQATVDAVNGALKHLNVGPEILFSTLGRTAARAIETQIMVNQMESWVNELIANVKKGDLETVADYSMPMSAQGYGTVEAPRGALGHWIEIGNGKIKNYQLVVPTTWNGSPRDHTGQRSSFEASLIGTPVADPKRPLEILRTVHSFDPCLACSVHVIDPVSNEVYETRVV, from the coding sequence ATGGGTGAGCGTCATGTAATTGACCCGATAACCAGGATTGAGGGCCATCTCCGCATTGAGGTGGAAATTGAAGGCGGCCGGGTTAAAGACGCCTGGAGTTCCGGCACCATGTGGCGCGGGTTCGAGGTGTTTTTAAAAGACCGCGACCCGAGGGACGCGTGGTATATCACCCAGCGGGTGTGCGGCGTTTGCACGGCCGTGCACGCCGTGGCGTCGGTGCGGGCGGTGGAGAACGCCATAGGCGTTACCATCCCGGACAACGCCAGGATCATAAGGAACCTTATTTTAGGCACCCAGATGATCCACGACCACCCTGTTCATTTCTATCATCTGCATGCGCTGGACTGGGTGGACGTGGTTTCGGCGCTGGGGGCGGATCCCAAGAAGACGGCGGACCTGGCTTCGGCCATAAACCCCCACTCCCCGGCCAGCGGCGCTGGGGATTTCAAGGCCACGCAGGACAAGCTGAAAAAATTTGTGGAAGGCGGCCAGTTGGGGCCGTTCACCAACGGTTACTGGGGCCATCCGGCTATGAAACTGCCGCCGGAGGTGAACCTGCTGGCGGTGTCCCATTACCTTTACGCGCTGAAACTGCAGAACAAGGCGCGGCAGATGATGGCCATTTTCGGCGCCAAGAACCCTCATATCCAGACCCTGGTGGTGGGGGGCGTTACCTGCGTGGCGGACTTTACGCCCAGCAGGATAGCGGAGTTCCTATACCTGCTTAAGGACATGAAGGAATTCATAGATAACGTTTATGTGCCGGACGTTCTTGCCATAGCGCCGTTTTATCTGGAATGGGCCGGTATCGGCGGCGGGCTGAAAAATTACCTGGCGTATGGCGATTACCCCACCAAGGTGGGCGGCGGGCCCGAAAACCAGTGGTACCCGCGCGGCACGGTGCGCGAGCGGGACATTTCCAAGGCCCAGCCGGTGGATGTGGCCAAGATTACCGAAGACGTGACCCACTCATGGTACAAGTACGACACGGGCAGTCCATTGCATCCTTCCGTGGGGCAGACGAGCCCCTGGTACACCGGCGTGGAGACAGATAAAGCCGACGGCAAATACTCATGGCTCAAAACGCCCAGGTACGACGGGACTGCCATGGAAGTGGGCCCGTTGTCCCGTATGCTGGTGAACTACGCCTCCGGCCACCAGGCCACGGTGGACGCTGTGAACGGCGCGCTGAAACATCTCAATGTGGGGCCGGAGATTTTATTCTCCACGTTGGGCAGGACAGCCGCCCGGGCCATTGAGACCCAGATAATGGTGAACCAGATGGAAAGCTGGGTGAACGAGCTTATCGCCAATGTGAAGAAAGGGGATCTGGAAACCGTGGCCGATTACAGCATGCCCATGTCCGCCCAGGGGTACGGCACGGTGGAGGCTCCGCGCGGCGCCCTTGGCCACTGGATAGAGATAGGCAACGGCAAGATAAAGAATTACCAGCTGGTGGTTCCCACCACGTGGAACGGCTCCCCCCGGGACCATACGGGGCAACGCTCCTCGTTCGAGGCGTCGCTTATCGGCACTCCCGTGGCGGATCCCAAGAGGCCGCTGGAAATATTGCGCACCGTCCATTCGTTCGACCCGTGCCTGGCCTGCTCCGTGCACGTTATAGACCCCGTCAGCAACGAGGTTTACGAAACAAGGGTGGTTTAA
- a CDS encoding hydrogenase small subunit, with protein MCRAFSQPPQPLTPEERNSAIESIDRREFMSFCAKIAATIGLAPSFIPQVAEAVEGAARKPSVIWLHFQECTADSEAFLSLSYPSVEELVLNILSVDYHETIMAANGFQAEEALKKAMADNKGKYLVVCEGAIPTGTPPGPGGAKGAYCAIGGKTALDLATEVIKDSAAVVCVGTCASYGGVQAQRPNPTGAKSVGDALGIPTINIPGCPHNPVNLVGTIVNYLLLGSLPKTDRYGRPLFAYGKRVHDHCLRRAHFDAGQFVEKFGDDGAKQRWCLYKVGCKGPQTYNNCPTVEYNDSTSWPVKAGHGCVGCSEPDFWDTMQPFYERLPNIKVPGVEASADKVGLTLVGAALAGAGAHAVYTFANRGKFDETQKKEEGGHE; from the coding sequence ATGTGCAGAGCATTTTCGCAACCGCCGCAACCCTTGACGCCTGAGGAGCGGAACTCCGCCATAGAGAGCATTGACAGGCGTGAGTTCATGTCCTTCTGCGCCAAGATAGCGGCCACCATAGGGCTTGCGCCCTCGTTCATCCCGCAGGTGGCGGAGGCCGTGGAAGGGGCCGCCAGGAAGCCTTCGGTTATATGGTTGCATTTCCAGGAATGCACGGCGGACTCCGAGGCGTTTTTGTCCCTGAGCTATCCATCGGTGGAAGAGCTGGTGCTGAACATTCTTTCGGTGGACTATCACGAGACGATAATGGCCGCCAACGGCTTCCAGGCCGAAGAGGCGCTTAAAAAAGCCATGGCCGACAACAAGGGCAAATACCTTGTGGTGTGTGAAGGGGCCATCCCCACCGGCACGCCGCCGGGCCCCGGCGGGGCCAAGGGGGCTTATTGCGCCATAGGCGGCAAGACGGCCCTGGACCTGGCCACGGAAGTGATTAAAGACTCCGCGGCGGTGGTGTGCGTTGGCACCTGCGCCTCCTACGGCGGTGTCCAGGCGCAAAGGCCCAACCCCACCGGCGCGAAATCCGTGGGGGATGCTCTGGGCATCCCGACCATCAACATACCCGGGTGCCCGCACAATCCCGTCAACCTCGTGGGAACGATAGTCAATTATCTCTTGCTGGGGTCCCTGCCCAAGACCGACCGTTACGGCCGCCCCCTTTTCGCTTACGGCAAAAGGGTGCACGACCATTGTTTGCGCCGGGCCCATTTCGACGCGGGCCAGTTCGTGGAGAAATTCGGGGACGACGGCGCCAAGCAGAGATGGTGCCTTTACAAGGTGGGGTGCAAAGGCCCGCAGACATATAACAACTGCCCCACTGTGGAGTATAACGACAGCACTTCGTGGCCGGTGAAAGCCGGTCATGGATGCGTAGGATGCTCCGAGCCGGATTTCTGGGACACGATGCAACCCTTCTACGAAAGGTTGCCGAACATCAAAGTGCCCGGCGTGGAGGCTTCGGCGGACAAGGTGGGCCTTACCCTCGTGGGCGCGGCGCTGGCGGGCGCCGGGGCGCATGCGGTGTACACCTTCGCCAACCGGGGCAAGTTCGACGAAACACAAAAGAAAGAAGAGGGGGGGCACGAATAA